The Falco biarmicus isolate bFalBia1 chromosome 7, bFalBia1.pri, whole genome shotgun sequence genome contains the following window.
CGGCGGCAGGTGGGACTGGGCCGGGTGGGGGGCGTTGGGGGGAACTGGGCATGGGTGGGACTCATTGGTGCCTGCTGTTGTTGCAGGGGGCGTCGGGGCCCGTGATTGCCTTTCGGGGCAGCCAGGGGGTGAGCGGGGGGACCGGGGaacccagggcagctggggggtgagggggcagCAGGGGACCGGGGGGACCAGAGAACCCAgggtggctgggggctgggtgGATCGGGGGcaaactggggagcccagggctgctggggcatGGCAGGTCATGATGAGGGAGTGGAGGGATGAGGGAAGGGTGAAGGAACCAGGGAGGCCGGGTATGGGGGGGCATCAGGGTGGGTCGAGGTCCCACCGGTGGGCACAGGGGCCAGTGTGATGGGGTGGATCCGCCGTGCTCCGGGGGATAGGGGTCTCGAGGGAGCCCCAGCCCTGATGGCCTGTCCCACTGGCAGTACCTGACGGTACTGGGAGGCCCTGCGACCCCCCCACGGCTCTTcatcttctccctctcctgctgcagccggAATGAACGAGGGGCCAGCTTTGAGTGCATGTGGCTGGCCATGCCCCAGTAAGCCCACCAGACCCTGGTGGTCTGGTTGCCAGCCCTCCCATCTGTCCatgctcagggctgtgctggtggcacagcctcggggtcagccccagccctgctcccactggTGAGACAGGCAGGAGCGCTGCTCTGGAGCACCAGTTCCCACCAGCTGGGTCTGCTCCCACTCTCCTCATGGTTCCCAGTGGCCCTGGCCAAGCAGCCTGGTGCTTTTTGCATCTAAAAGTCCCCACCGCCCTCCCTGAGCTCACAGCATCCCGAGCTCACAGCATCCTGAGCTCCCGGTACCCATAGCGGCATCCCAAGTGTCAGGGCAATGGCCTCTGTGTGGACTGGGATTTTGGAGACAGTCTGGGGACAGGCTCCCTCCACCCTGGCTTTCCTTGGATGCCCACCTTGCAGGGCCATCTCCAGGCATTGCGCAGGGCTGGGCGGAGCAGGCTGGGCTTGGCTGGCAGGCGGTGGTGTCTTCTCCCAGACTAGgtcagggctggctgggcagcctgggcagcatCCAGGCAAAAATCATGGTCTGTGCCTGGGAGAGCAGCTGCCCACTGCTGCAGGAGCCTGCATCCCTGGCGAAGGAGCCCCGCAGCAGAGCAGTTGTTGAGCTCAATCCTGCTGTGCTTGGCTATGGTTAGTGGGGTGCCGTGGGTGCTGGTGGCCCAAATGACAGTGTGGGCTGAGCCTCCgctgcctgccaggctggggtTTTGATGGCTGTGGGGGACCCTGCTCGCCCCTTGGGACCACGGTTCTGCCTCCTCTGGGACCAGCTGGTCCCcggatgcagcagcagctgctctcgGCAGCTCTGCACATCTGGGGGTGTCAGGCTGCAGCAgcgaggcagcagcagcactgggagagctgtgcagtgtccctgtccctcagctggggcgggggggggctgctgtggaggcacgggggctcgggggggggcGGTGTGCCAGGACTGATGGGGGAGGAAAGCAGGACCTGGTGTGATTCTCCTCTGGGGCTGACCCCACTCTGTCCCGATGTGTCTGCAAGCAAAGGTGTCACAGCTCCCGAGAAGGCCAGCGTGACCAGCCTGCTGAGGAAGGGCTCTGCCTGCCATGTCCCCAAGAGCAGGAACCACAGGCCTGCAAGAGCCAGCCCCAGGGTGTCCCTTCAAAGCCTGGCTCAGCCCCATGCCTGGCAGCCCCGTTGCAAGCAGGAGCACGTGCAGCATCTGGAAGGGATGATGGCGGGCAGGCCATGGCCACCCAAGGAGGGCAGGATGCCAGCTGCGGTCCTGCGCAGGTACCGGGGTGCTGCACCATGCCCACCCGGCCGCGCACCCcccagggcacagggctggATGCCACTGGCTCCTGCTGCCGCCTGGAGGGGACCCTGCCAGGCCGGGTGTGGGAGGACTGGCCACGGAGCACAGCCCAGGAGCGGTGGCACaatgccctgcagcagcacaggtagGGCCCTGGGGCAAGCAGCAATGAGAGCAGTGGGGTCTGGGGGGGCTCGGTTGCTGCGGGCATCTGGCCGTGGGCACGATGCATCTACTGCCAGGTACTCAGCACTCTTTGGGCAAGGCTGGAGCCACCCCTCTGCTGCCCAGGCACTTGGTGTTTGGAGATACTTTCCCCAGCCTTGGTCTTTGGTTTCTGCTGTCTCTCGTGCCCCAGGAGCCAGGACCACAGTCCCTTGGCCCCATCCTTCCTGGTGCCTCCGCCCCAGCCTCCAGAGCATGGCTCCCCTCAGGCCACCAGCAAAAACCTTCAGGGGGTGGTAAGTGCTTTTGGGCTTTGGCAGCAGAAATCCCCCAGGGTGCGGGGGTGTGGGGAGAGCCTCATTCAAGGCATCAGGATTATTCTTCTCTGTGCCCCCTTCCCAGAAAAGGCCCCCTTGCCCCCCAGCCCAACCACCCCAGGGCTTGGGACTCAGCCCCTGCCTTGTGCCCCAGCggtgcacagccccagctgtgaCCCCCCCAGTATAGCCCAAAGGACAGGGCACGCCTGAGCGCTGCCACAGTGCGAGGgatgcagcagccctgggccgCACAGGCTGAAGCTGGCAGGGGACCCGGGTCCTGGGCAGGAGCCTGGGACAGGCCTGCGGCAGAGCAAGTTTGTCTTTCAGAAGCGCCTGGCACTGCTGGATTTCTCAGAGCTGAGAGCCAACAAGAAGCCCTGGACCCCAGTGTCCAGCCCTGGCCTTCAAGAGTGGCACTGGAGCTGCCCACAGACACTTGGCACACAGCAGCCGGGAACGTGGGGCCAGCAGCAAGGTGGGCttctgccccccagcagccgTGCCGGGGAGCTGGAGAGCCGCAGGAC
Protein-coding sequences here:
- the ELL3 gene encoding RNA polymerase II elongation factor ELL3 isoform X2; protein product: MCGSRQRRHGCCTAAGGGRSQDHSPLAPSFLVPPPQPPEHGSPQATSKNLQGVKRLALLDFSELRANKKPWTPVSSPGLQEWHWSCPQTLGTQQPGTWGQQQGGLLPPSSRAGELESRRTRRHAVTGERVPHARSSTTLLLKLHPLGSPWWARGSTPTRAVQLQAWLCRGAFQ
- the ELL3 gene encoding RNA polymerase II elongation factor ELL3 isoform X1, which codes for MCGSRQRRHGCCTAAGGGRSQDHSPLAPSFLVPPPQPPEHGSPQATSKNLQGVKRLALLDFSELRANKKPWTPVSSPGLQEWHWSCPQTLGTQQPGTWGQQQGGLLPPSSRAGELESRRTRRHAVTGERVPHARSSTTLLLKALEATIVHEHSHFKKTYPSYHQEKNRCEYLHQKLSHIKSLILQFEGSGSS